A portion of the Epinephelus moara isolate mb chromosome 4, YSFRI_EMoa_1.0, whole genome shotgun sequence genome contains these proteins:
- the trmt112 gene encoding multifunctional methyltransferase subunit TRM112-like protein, translated as MKLLTHNMLTSHVKGVTKGYPLLIKATEVKVNEVDFNPQFVCRMIPKLEWSALVQAAEVLGQRQDLPGELLPEFENNEEFLKKVHRVLLEVEVIEGCLQCPESGREFPISRGIPNMLLNEDEV; from the exons atgaagctgctcacgCACAACATGTTGACATCTCACGTGAAGGGAGTCACCAAAGGATACCCGCTGCTCATCAAG GCAACTGAGGTGAAAGTGAATGAGGTGGACTTCAACCCTCAGTTTGTCTGCCGGATGATCCCCAAACTGGAGTGGAGCGCTCTGGTCCAGGCTGCAGAGGTG TTGGGTCAACGGCAAGACCTGCCAGGTGAGCTGCTGCCAGAATTCGAGAACAACGAAGAGTTCCTGAAGAAAGTGCACAGAGTGCTGTTAGAG gtGGAGGTGATAGAGGGCTGTCTGCAGTGCCCTGAATCAGGACGAGAATTCCCCATCTCCAGAGGAATCCCCAACATGCTGCTGAACGAGGACGAGGTGTAG